The Mucilaginibacter mallensis genome has a segment encoding these proteins:
- a CDS encoding alpha-L-fucosidase, translated as MRFKLIIAIFISLSISLHTQAQQMGKEELKSMEKSNSAFKGGINGVSQPGLNLPPEKMQWWQNAKFGMFIHWGLYAIPASGEWTMFNKKISPEEYAKLADQFKPRSFNADRWAAIAKAAGMKYMVMVAKHHDGFAMWNSPSSYHHFNSMETAAHTDFIAQYTAACRKAGLGVGIYYSPMDWRFPGYFDPKGLPENAALMKQQAYGQVEELMKNYGKIDILWYDGGWLAHKGTDADAAWFWEPLKLNAMVRKYQPDIVINPRSGMFGDFQVNEGGAEVKGPILDFPWEKCLSLNGTGWGFTKAQNLMSVKSILQMLVNVVDRGGNMLLNVGPDPDGIIPPAHVAILTNVGKWLDKNGKSIYGTRAGPFEPVDSLYGSTHKDNKIYIHLINSSKVTTELHLPKYDRQIRSCRILKGQNLKFSQDKNGIDISIDSKELDPAVTTIVLTCAD; from the coding sequence GTGAGATTCAAACTAATTATAGCAATTTTTATATCTCTATCAATTTCACTTCATACCCAGGCCCAGCAAATGGGTAAGGAAGAGTTGAAATCGATGGAGAAAAGTAATTCAGCATTTAAAGGCGGTATTAATGGGGTAAGCCAACCGGGGCTGAACTTGCCTCCTGAAAAAATGCAATGGTGGCAAAATGCGAAGTTCGGTATGTTTATTCACTGGGGCTTATACGCTATCCCCGCATCCGGCGAATGGACAATGTTCAATAAAAAGATATCTCCTGAGGAATATGCAAAGTTGGCAGATCAGTTTAAACCGCGTTCTTTTAATGCAGATCGTTGGGCAGCCATAGCAAAAGCAGCCGGCATGAAGTATATGGTAATGGTTGCCAAACATCACGATGGATTTGCCATGTGGAACAGTCCTTCCAGCTATCATCATTTTAATAGCATGGAAACGGCAGCTCATACTGATTTTATCGCGCAATATACTGCAGCCTGCAGGAAAGCAGGACTGGGTGTAGGTATTTATTACTCCCCTATGGACTGGCGCTTCCCTGGTTATTTTGATCCGAAAGGTCTGCCGGAAAATGCAGCATTGATGAAGCAGCAAGCCTATGGCCAGGTAGAGGAATTGATGAAAAATTACGGTAAAATAGATATTTTATGGTATGATGGTGGCTGGCTGGCGCATAAAGGAACTGACGCTGATGCAGCATGGTTTTGGGAGCCGCTGAAGCTAAACGCCATGGTTAGAAAGTATCAACCTGATATCGTTATCAATCCACGTTCCGGGATGTTTGGTGACTTTCAGGTAAATGAAGGCGGTGCGGAGGTTAAAGGACCAATTTTAGACTTTCCATGGGAAAAATGTTTAAGCCTGAATGGCACGGGCTGGGGATTTACAAAAGCGCAGAATTTAATGTCCGTGAAAAGCATATTGCAAATGCTGGTAAATGTTGTTGACAGGGGAGGCAATATGCTGCTAAATGTAGGCCCCGATCCAGATGGAATTATACCGCCGGCTCATGTGGCCATACTAACTAATGTAGGCAAATGGTTAGATAAAAATGGTAAAAGCATTTATGGCACACGTGCGGGTCCGTTTGAACCTGTAGATAGCTTATATGGCAGTACACACAAGGATAATAAGATTTATATCCACCTGATTAATTCAAGTAAGGTTACAACGGAATTACACTTACCAAAATATGACCGGCAAATACGATCATGTCGAATATTAAAGGGCCAAAATTTAAAATTTAGCCAGGATAAAAATGGTATCGATATCTCGATTGATAGTAAAGAACTTGATCCTGCGGTCACCACTATTGTTTTGACGTGCGCAGATTGA
- a CDS encoding alpha-L-arabinofuranosidase C-terminal domain-containing protein produces the protein MISFKSIIKGNIILFLLFPEFAHSQASILPATPVAPFSHPAKRISADLFGVFFEDLSYAADGGLYAELIQNRSFEYSASDRKGWNSLTNWEYTTEGFGYGTISVETSQPINANNPHYVVLNIDDPGQNGVGITNLGYDGIRLKKGERYNFSAYINQISSKAIPVEVKLCGRKGEVYSVFKFNTSGRGWRKYTSSMSVKRSTDSAVLTLVARQKSKLALDEISLFPQETFKNEANGLRADLAQTIADLKPKFVRFPGGCLVHGDGVNNIYRWKNTIGPVENRIQQRNIWSYHQSVGLGFYEYFRFCEDIGAKPLPVIAAGVSCQNSGGTWVIGSTGQKALPFTEMKSYIQDILDLIEYANGPVTSTWGAKRAAAGHPKPFHLQYIGIGNEDKQTDAFRSRFKMIYDELRAKHPEITIVGTVGPSPNGEDYNLGWDFANRLAVPVVDEHFYETPRWFLDNNNRYDNYSRARSHVYIGEYASQGTKLINALSEAAFMTSLERNGDVVKMASYAPLLANLNHTSWNPNLIYFNNDTLVRTANYYVQQLFSVNEGDTYIPNIISFERDQSAKDSTLASSCVRDSKTGDVILKIVNAGPTAAVAKVNLSLLNVTGDLIVSKILTGNPNDQNSIDHPAVVIPISTRVKLTDLDSFLSPAYSLTVIRFSAKSNQHHVSN, from the coding sequence ATGATAAGTTTTAAAAGTATAATAAAAGGGAATATTATCTTATTTCTTCTTTTTCCTGAATTTGCCCATTCACAAGCATCTATTCTCCCGGCGACACCGGTAGCACCTTTTTCGCATCCTGCCAAGCGTATCAGCGCTGACCTTTTCGGCGTTTTTTTTGAAGATCTCAGCTATGCTGCCGATGGCGGACTTTATGCCGAATTGATTCAAAATCGTTCATTTGAATACAGTGCGAGCGACCGGAAAGGATGGAACTCATTAACCAACTGGGAATATACAACTGAAGGTTTTGGTTACGGAACTATTTCAGTTGAAACAAGCCAGCCTATTAACGCCAATAACCCACATTATGTAGTTTTAAATATAGATGATCCTGGACAGAATGGGGTAGGCATCACGAATCTGGGTTATGATGGGATAAGGTTAAAAAAAGGAGAGCGTTATAATTTTTCTGCATATATAAATCAAATATCATCCAAAGCTATTCCGGTTGAAGTTAAATTATGCGGAAGAAAAGGTGAAGTTTACAGCGTTTTTAAATTTAATACCAGCGGCAGGGGATGGCGGAAGTATACTAGCAGCATGTCAGTAAAGCGGAGCACAGATTCAGCAGTACTTACATTGGTCGCCAGGCAAAAATCGAAATTGGCCCTTGACGAAATTTCTCTTTTCCCGCAGGAGACCTTTAAAAATGAAGCTAACGGTCTTCGGGCTGACCTCGCACAGACGATCGCAGATCTTAAACCCAAATTTGTCCGCTTTCCGGGAGGGTGCCTGGTTCATGGCGACGGTGTCAATAATATCTATCGTTGGAAAAATACGATTGGACCGGTAGAAAACCGGATACAACAACGTAATATATGGTCCTACCACCAAAGCGTGGGACTGGGGTTCTATGAATATTTTAGATTTTGTGAAGATATAGGTGCAAAACCATTACCGGTAATTGCAGCAGGGGTTAGTTGTCAGAACTCTGGTGGAACCTGGGTAATCGGGAGCACCGGTCAGAAAGCGCTACCGTTTACCGAGATGAAAAGTTATATACAAGATATTCTGGACCTCATTGAATATGCCAATGGTCCGGTAACATCAACCTGGGGGGCTAAACGCGCCGCAGCGGGCCATCCGAAACCTTTTCACCTGCAGTATATCGGTATTGGAAATGAGGACAAACAAACGGATGCGTTCAGAAGTCGATTCAAAATGATCTATGACGAGCTGCGGGCAAAACATCCTGAAATTACTATAGTCGGAACGGTTGGCCCTTCACCCAATGGAGAAGATTATAACCTTGGCTGGGATTTTGCAAACAGACTTGCTGTTCCTGTTGTCGATGAGCATTTCTATGAAACACCACGGTGGTTTCTCGATAATAACAACCGTTATGACAATTACAGCCGGGCCAGATCGCATGTTTATATTGGCGAATATGCTTCGCAGGGGACTAAACTGATAAATGCCTTATCCGAAGCAGCGTTTATGACAAGCCTGGAACGAAACGGCGATGTTGTAAAAATGGCGTCCTATGCGCCCTTACTGGCTAACCTAAACCATACTTCGTGGAACCCTAATCTTATCTATTTTAATAACGATACGCTTGTTCGCACTGCTAATTATTATGTGCAGCAATTATTTTCAGTGAACGAGGGCGACACTTATATACCCAATATCATCTCCTTTGAACGCGATCAGTCGGCTAAAGATTCCACGCTTGCATCATCATGTGTAAGGGACAGTAAAACTGGAGATGTTATCTTGAAAATCGTAAACGCCGGTCCAACGGCAGCTGTTGCAAAGGTCAATCTTTCATTATTGAATGTAACAGGTGATCTGATTGTTTCAAAAATTTTAACGGGAAACCCTAATGACCAAAATTCTATCGATCATCCTGCGGTTGTCATACCAATAAGCACCCGCGTTAAACTAACAGACCTGGACAGTTTTCTTTCGCCAGCCTATTCTCTAACAGTAATACGTTTTTCAGCTAAATCCAACCAGCATCATGTTTCAAATTAA
- a CDS encoding glycoside hydrolase family 43 protein, producing the protein MKYTYMKYLLIFALTLSCYQSSYSKSFKCLADTATAGKTILDEDGKPVNAHGGGVLYYKGVYYFFGEIKKGNTWLVPDQHWEDYRVPAGGISCYSSTDLVHWKNRGVALKPTTNNPGYDIDTSRVIERPKVIYNKETKKFVMWMHIDKNDYKYSRGGVAVSDKPWGPYQYIGSVKPNNQMLRDMNLFKDDDGKAYLIYSSEDNNTMQICLLSNDYLKPTKHYSRILINKKRESPAIFKYSGKYYLITSGCSGWSPNAAAYAVADHIMGPWEEHGNPCKGPNADSSFYSQGGFVLPVANKPGSFIFMGDIWNKLDLEQSRYLWLPIRFVKGEIEIYN; encoded by the coding sequence ATGAAATACACATATATGAAATACTTATTGATCTTCGCGTTAACACTTAGTTGCTATCAGTCATCTTATTCAAAATCGTTTAAATGCCTCGCAGATACAGCAACAGCCGGCAAAACCATCTTAGATGAGGATGGAAAGCCGGTAAATGCTCATGGAGGGGGTGTTCTTTACTATAAAGGTGTTTATTATTTTTTTGGTGAAATAAAAAAGGGAAACACCTGGCTGGTACCAGATCAGCACTGGGAAGATTATAGGGTTCCGGCAGGCGGTATTTCCTGCTATTCATCCACTGATCTTGTCCATTGGAAAAACAGGGGAGTAGCACTTAAACCCACAACAAATAATCCTGGTTACGATATTGACACAAGCAGGGTAATTGAACGCCCAAAGGTGATCTATAATAAAGAGACGAAGAAATTTGTAATGTGGATGCACATCGATAAGAATGACTATAAATATTCAAGAGGAGGTGTAGCCGTTAGTGATAAGCCATGGGGGCCTTATCAATATATAGGAAGCGTTAAGCCCAATAATCAAATGCTGAGGGATATGAACTTATTTAAGGATGATGACGGAAAGGCCTATTTGATTTATTCTTCAGAAGATAATAACACGATGCAGATATGCCTGCTTAGCAACGATTATCTTAAACCCACCAAACACTATTCCAGGATATTGATCAATAAAAAGAGGGAAAGTCCCGCTATATTTAAATACAGCGGAAAATATTATCTGATTACATCCGGATGTTCAGGATGGTCACCTAACGCTGCTGCTTATGCAGTTGCAGATCACATAATGGGGCCATGGGAAGAACACGGTAATCCTTGTAAAGGGCCCAATGCAGATTCATCTTTCTATTCGCAGGGAGGTTTCGTATTACCGGTGGCAAACAAACCGGGCTCCTTTATTTTTATGGGAGATATCTGGAATAAGTTAGACCTTGAACAGTCCAGGTATCTATGGTTACCCATCCGTTTTGTGAAGGGTGAGATCGAAATTTATAACTAA
- a CDS encoding RagB/SusD family nutrient uptake outer membrane protein → MKKILIFILASLSVVGCKKALVENPAGQVVGDVALQTVAGLNAALVGAYKPLSVSYVTGFNNAAVVAVLMGSDDLTTHPASNKADLREFDQYHVSNLNDRMPTIWNGCYKSIQGANNIISNYTSTSGDAATINQILGEAYFLRAFNYYWLVRLWGPIPLITSAVYSADVLKTTVSQPADVYKLIESDLGNAIKLMGDKKLDDGRASKGSASALLADVYLTEGGWPINDNSKYALAATQALDVINNKTAYGFDLVADLPTLWLQTKEGVATSEEVFAIHNCGTCNWFNGNVLFGNSPTPGEENGWDDYFSEIAFFNNFPAGIRKDVTFHTVITLANGTTEPWQNDDVKHPYFQKFRAAVEDRTNNAGSATVPLIRYAHVLLIYAEAQARSGAVNAQAYASINAVRSRAGLAALSGLSSADFINAVINERSWEFAGEYTRWFDITRLQILPQIIAARDKSENAVIGTPQYYLPIPAADVQLDPNL, encoded by the coding sequence ATGAAAAAGATTCTCATTTTTATTTTAGCAAGCCTGTCGGTGGTGGGCTGCAAAAAAGCGTTGGTGGAAAATCCAGCGGGTCAGGTAGTAGGCGATGTGGCGTTACAAACGGTTGCAGGCTTAAACGCTGCATTAGTTGGAGCTTATAAGCCGCTTTCAGTTAGTTATGTTACAGGTTTTAATAACGCTGCAGTAGTTGCGGTGCTGATGGGATCAGACGACTTAACTACGCATCCTGCAAGTAACAAAGCTGACTTAAGGGAATTCGACCAATATCACGTATCAAATCTTAATGATAGGATGCCCACTATTTGGAACGGGTGTTATAAATCAATACAAGGTGCTAATAATATTATTAGCAATTATACATCAACCTCGGGAGATGCGGCAACCATTAACCAGATTCTTGGGGAGGCTTATTTTTTACGTGCGTTTAATTACTATTGGCTGGTTAGGCTATGGGGCCCGATTCCACTTATCACTTCTGCAGTTTATTCAGCGGATGTGCTTAAAACAACTGTGTCGCAACCGGCCGATGTCTATAAATTAATTGAAAGTGATCTGGGCAACGCAATAAAATTGATGGGCGATAAGAAACTGGACGACGGACGGGCATCAAAAGGTTCCGCATCAGCGTTGCTGGCGGATGTTTATTTAACAGAAGGTGGATGGCCAATTAATGATAACAGTAAATATGCACTGGCAGCTACTCAGGCGCTGGACGTAATTAACAATAAAACTGCATATGGTTTTGACCTGGTGGCTGACCTGCCTACACTTTGGCTACAGACCAAAGAAGGAGTGGCAACCTCCGAAGAGGTATTTGCAATCCATAATTGCGGTACATGTAACTGGTTTAATGGTAATGTACTATTCGGAAACTCTCCAACGCCGGGTGAAGAAAATGGATGGGATGATTATTTTTCAGAAATCGCATTTTTTAATAATTTCCCTGCTGGTATCAGGAAAGATGTTACATTCCATACGGTGATCACACTGGCAAATGGAACTACCGAACCTTGGCAAAATGACGATGTAAAGCACCCTTATTTTCAAAAATTCCGTGCGGCAGTTGAGGATCGCACTAATAATGCGGGCAGTGCAACCGTACCTTTGATTCGTTATGCCCATGTACTGTTAATTTATGCAGAGGCACAGGCCAGAAGTGGCGCAGTTAATGCGCAGGCTTACGCCAGTATTAATGCGGTTCGTTCCAGGGCCGGTTTGGCAGCATTGAGTGGATTATCAAGCGCAGATTTTATTAATGCGGTTATCAATGAGCGGTCCTGGGAATTCGCTGGTGAATATACACGATGGTTCGACATCACCCGTCTCCAGATATTGCCCCAGATTATTGCGGCAAGGGATAAATCCGAGAATGCAGTAATAGGTACACCTCAGTATTATTTGCCAATCCCTGCAGCTGATGTGCAATTAGATCCAAACTTGTAA
- a CDS encoding SusC/RagA family TonB-linked outer membrane protein codes for MSKTLLLANGRQPIKFKPIKKLKRTSLFRHFLFLFFVLSTFAPLITYAQSAKVSGVVKDEKGESLPGVTVAVKGTTAGVVTDKDGHFSITVGADKATLLFSYVGYLSKEITVTAGKTVNVSLTPDTRDLNEVVVVGYGTQRKSDVTGSLSSLSPKDFKDEPVTRIDQALQGRVAGVEVVNNSGAPGGDVSIRIRGANSILGDNNPLYVIDGFIGADFNNLNPDDIASIEVLKDASSTAIYGSRGANGVVLITTKKGNSKKPEIDLTSIFSSSQVLKKMDLMSASVFATTVNERDAATGLSPTFTPEQISAFATNGGTNWQDLVYRNAPAQEYKLSMSGGNAVTSYFISADYLNQDGIIINSNYKRYAIRSNINSQFSDKLSTRVNISAVRREALNNTQEGIGSPANQALSWAPTTPLRDSTGNYTRVDPTSSIYGNPVANAVDATNLLNTTNMTLNAGGNYHFFKDLSLDVTFGVDYSNIQGEYYAGPEITNNIPSASRTSEEMINLQNTNTLNYSHIFNGVHSLTVTAVFEQEKYTTTMFNANANDLTYSNLGYNNLALSTTQSAGSSYSESALISLLGRINYAYKDKYLLTVSLRRDGSSKFAPENQESTFPSVALGWRLSEEPFIKKLGIFDQLKLRGSWGLTGSQAINPYATLATYLTDAFDGAASLNNNSVTSGIVLGNAANPALKWETTQAEDLGLDVALFNNRLNFTADGYVKNTRDLLLSLPLPAFDGGGNIISNVGKMKNSGIEFNIGGIPIHSGKFTWASSFNISFMKNRVENIGNLSSIFTNTITGNAGAGLSTQSEFIIKPGYALGSYWGLKYLGTWKPSEAAEAAKYGEKPGDSHYQDLNGDGAINGSDFQIIGNGTPTKSLGWNNTFTYGNFSLNVFVQSLLGFDKLDYAYASSVTPNADAKQATNADVLNRYIPGVNETSNIPAFSSTNIDYFESTRFLENGSFVRLKNINFSYHLPTELTKKVDVKVFIGATNLFTITKYKGIDPEATNATSGTDVAQSIDLGSYPNSKTFNIGVTAKF; via the coding sequence ATGAGTAAAACCTTACTACTTGCTAATGGACGACAACCCATTAAGTTTAAACCAATTAAAAAATTAAAACGAACATCTTTGTTTCGACATTTTTTGTTCTTGTTTTTTGTACTGTCGACATTTGCACCTTTAATAACCTATGCTCAGTCGGCTAAAGTTAGCGGTGTTGTAAAAGATGAAAAAGGCGAAAGCTTGCCAGGTGTAACGGTGGCAGTGAAAGGAACAACAGCCGGCGTTGTTACCGATAAGGATGGCCATTTCTCTATTACTGTTGGTGCCGATAAAGCAACTTTGCTTTTTTCTTACGTAGGATATCTTAGCAAGGAGATTACAGTAACAGCTGGAAAAACAGTTAATGTTTCTTTAACTCCCGATACACGGGACCTGAATGAAGTAGTTGTAGTAGGCTACGGCACGCAGAGGAAGTCTGATGTCACCGGATCGCTATCAAGTTTATCGCCCAAAGATTTCAAGGACGAACCGGTAACCAGGATAGATCAGGCGCTGCAGGGTAGGGTAGCCGGCGTAGAAGTTGTTAATAATTCCGGTGCGCCAGGTGGTGACGTTTCGATCAGAATAAGAGGTGCCAATTCCATTTTGGGCGACAATAATCCCTTATATGTGATTGACGGATTTATAGGAGCGGACTTTAATAACTTAAATCCCGATGACATTGCCTCGATCGAAGTGCTTAAGGATGCTTCAAGTACCGCTATATACGGTAGCAGGGGAGCAAATGGTGTTGTTTTGATCACAACTAAAAAAGGAAATTCAAAAAAACCGGAGATTGATTTAACCTCTATTTTTTCTTCCTCTCAGGTATTGAAAAAAATGGACCTGATGAGCGCCTCAGTTTTTGCTACTACAGTAAACGAGCGCGATGCGGCAACAGGTCTATCGCCGACTTTCACGCCGGAACAGATAAGTGCATTCGCAACCAATGGCGGTACTAACTGGCAGGACCTGGTGTACCGTAATGCACCTGCGCAAGAGTATAAGCTAAGCATGTCTGGGGGTAATGCTGTGACTTCTTATTTTATTTCTGCTGACTACCTGAACCAAGACGGCATCATCATTAACTCAAACTACAAACGATATGCGATCAGGTCTAATATCAATTCGCAATTTTCAGATAAACTTTCTACACGGGTGAACATCTCAGCAGTCCGCAGGGAAGCACTAAATAACACCCAGGAAGGGATTGGCAGCCCGGCGAACCAGGCACTATCATGGGCACCCACAACACCGCTTAGAGATAGCACTGGCAACTATACCAGGGTTGATCCAACCAGTTCTATTTATGGTAACCCGGTCGCCAATGCCGTTGACGCGACAAATCTGTTGAACACCACCAATATGACCTTAAACGCCGGAGGTAATTATCATTTCTTTAAGGACCTTTCTTTGGATGTGACTTTTGGTGTTGATTATTCCAATATCCAGGGAGAATATTATGCGGGGCCTGAGATAACCAATAACATTCCCAGTGCAAGCCGCACATCGGAAGAAATGATCAATTTGCAAAATACAAATACCTTAAATTATTCGCACATTTTTAATGGTGTACACAGCCTGACTGTTACTGCAGTATTTGAACAGGAAAAGTATACCACTACTATGTTCAATGCCAATGCCAATGACTTGACCTATTCGAACCTTGGATATAATAACCTCGCTTTATCCACTACTCAATCTGCCGGTTCATCTTATTCTGAATCTGCACTAATCTCTCTTTTAGGCAGGATCAATTATGCCTACAAGGACAAATATTTGTTAACGGTTTCTTTAAGACGTGACGGTTCATCAAAGTTTGCCCCGGAGAACCAGGAAAGTACTTTTCCATCAGTAGCTTTAGGCTGGAGATTATCCGAAGAACCGTTTATAAAAAAACTTGGCATATTTGATCAGTTAAAGCTGCGCGGTAGCTGGGGTTTAACAGGCAGCCAGGCAATTAATCCGTATGCTACATTGGCAACCTATCTTACGGACGCTTTTGATGGAGCGGCCAGCTTAAATAATAATTCCGTAACTTCTGGTATAGTGCTGGGAAACGCAGCCAATCCTGCTTTAAAATGGGAAACTACACAAGCCGAAGATTTAGGCCTGGATGTTGCATTGTTTAACAACCGGTTGAATTTTACAGCAGATGGCTATGTAAAAAACACCAGGGACCTATTACTATCTCTGCCGTTGCCTGCGTTTGACGGCGGGGGCAATATCATTAGCAATGTCGGCAAGATGAAAAATAGCGGTATTGAATTTAATATCGGTGGCATTCCTATTCATTCCGGAAAATTTACCTGGGCAAGTTCATTTAATATCTCCTTCATGAAGAACAGGGTGGAGAATATTGGAAACCTATCAAGTATTTTCACTAATACTATTACAGGGAATGCCGGCGCAGGCCTTTCTACACAATCTGAATTTATTATTAAGCCAGGCTACGCGCTGGGATCTTACTGGGGCTTAAAATATTTAGGCACATGGAAACCGAGTGAGGCTGCAGAGGCGGCTAAATACGGTGAAAAACCAGGGGATTCACATTACCAGGATCTGAATGGTGATGGCGCGATAAATGGCAGCGATTTCCAGATCATAGGGAATGGAACCCCAACCAAATCACTGGGATGGAACAATACCTTTACGTATGGTAATTTCTCGCTGAATGTATTTGTTCAGTCATTATTAGGCTTCGACAAGCTTGATTATGCTTATGCGAGTTCTGTAACACCGAATGCTGATGCTAAACAAGCAACTAATGCTGATGTGTTGAATCGATATATTCCGGGTGTAAACGAAACTTCCAATATACCCGCTTTCAGCTCAACGAACATTGATTATTTTGAATCAACCCGCTTTTTGGAAAATGGCAGTTTCGTAAGGTTGAAAAATATTAACTTTTCGTATCACCTGCCAACTGAGCTCACTAAAAAGGTTGATGTGAAAGTATTTATAGGAGCTACCAATTTATTCACTATTACTAAATATAAAGGTATAGATCCGGAAGCAACCAATGCAACGTCAGGCACTGATGTTGCACAAAGCATTGATTTGGGATCCTACCCAAACTCCAAGACATTTAACATTGGAGTAACTGCGAAATTTTAA